The Vidua macroura isolate BioBank_ID:100142 chromosome 27, ASM2450914v1, whole genome shotgun sequence genome includes a window with the following:
- the LOC128819779 gene encoding olfactory receptor 10C1-like: protein MILGNFSGFSEFRLLGFSEISHLHSLLFVVLLSLYILTLMANTVIAFTINSDSTLHTPMYFFLTQLSCLDVCYLSVIIPTILETLMVGTVSISMTRCAMQMFFFLLFGVAECFLLAAMSLDRYFAICYPLHYTIIMSSRVCRSLVAGSYICGAAVALIHTLITFSSPLCGSAIDHFFCEIQPLLDLLCGNTFPRELQVIVVAVFAILSPFLLILYSYIRIISTILHMASAESQQRAFSTCSSHLLVVALFYGTAGSVYLRPKYTYCASVDKFLSLSYSLVTPLLNPIIYSLRNKEVKEALKKRWRKTNLVWK, encoded by the coding sequence ATGATCCTTGGGAACTTCAGTGGATTTAGTGAATTCAGACTCCTGGGTTTTTCTGAAATCTCTCATTTGCACTCTTTGCTCTTTGTAGTTTTATTATCTCTTTATATTCTCACCTTGATGGCTAACACTGTGATAGCTTTCACAATAAACAGTGATAGCACCCTTCACACCCCGATGTATTTCTTCCTCACCCAGCTCTCCTGTTTGGACGTCTGCTATTTATCAGTCATTATCCCAACCATTCTCGAGACCCTGATGGTAGGAACAGTAAGTATTTCCATGACAAGATGTGCaatgcaaatgtttttcttccttctctttggaGTTGCTGAATGTTTTCTCTTGGCTGCCATGTCCCTTGATCGTTATTTTGCAATTTGCTACCCCTTGCACTACACAATTATCATGAGCAGCAGGGTCTGCAGAAGCCTGGTTGCTGGGAGTTACATTTGTGGGGCTGCTGTGGCTTTAATTCACACCCTCATAACATTCAGCTCACCCTTGTGTGGCTCTGCCATCGACCACTTCTTCTGTGAGATTCAGCCCCTGCTGGACCTGCTCTGTGGCAACACCTTCCCAAGAGAGCTGCAGGTCATTGTGGTGGCTGTCTTTGCTATTCTGAGCCCTTTCCTCCTGATCCTTTACTCCTACATTCGTATCATTTCCACAATTCTTCACATGGCATCGGCTGAGAGCCAGCAGAGAGCGTTTTCCACTTGCTCCTCACACCTCTTGGTCGTGGCTCTGTTTTATGGCACTGCAGGCTCCGTGTATCTGCGGCCAAAATACACCTACTGTGCGTCTGTGGATAAATTCCTCTCACTTTCTTATTCTCTGGTCACTCCTTTATTGAATCCCATCATTTACAGTTTGAGGAATAAAGAGGTGAAAGAAGCCCTgaagaaaagatggagaaaaactAACTTAGTGTGGAAATGA